GATCGGTGCCCCGGTGTCCTTCCGGGCCGACCTGGGCGCGATCGACGGCACCGGCAGCTGGGAGTCCAGCACCGACACCAACAGCCCGGCCCCGCAGCGGGTGGCCGCCCGGCTGGGCGTCGAGCCCGGGGCGCCGACGGTGCACACCGTGTACGAGTTCCTGATCGACAGTCAGCCCGTCCTGCTCGCCAACAGCTGGGAGCCGCTGGCGCTGACCCAGGGCTCGCCGGTGATCTGCCCCGAGTACGGCCCGCTGGCCGGCCAGGGCGTGGTGCGGCGGATGGCGGAGATCGGGGTGCGGGTGGAGCGCGCGGTGGAGCGGACCCGCCCCTCCCGCGCCACCGCGACCCAGGCCAACCTGCTCGGCGTCTCGGCCGGCGACCTGGTGACGTTGATCGAGCGCACTCACTACGACCAGGACGGGCGCGCGGTGGAGACCGCCGAACTGGTCGTGCCGGATTCGCGCTGGGACATCAGTTACGAACTCCCGATCGGGCGTCAGGAGTCATGACGGAAAAGAGCCGTGGCGGCTCGCTCCGGGAATGACCCGGATGCGAGCCGCCACGGCTCACGGCGGATTGACCCGCCGTCGGTTTGACCGATCGCCAGAACTACTTGGCGGTGGACCGGCGCGCGGTGGTCTTCCGCGTGGCGGTCTTCTTGGCGGGGGCGGTCTTCTTCGCCGTCGCCGTCGCCTTCTTGGCGGGAGCGGCCTTCTTGGCCGCCGCGGTGGTCTTGGCCGGGGTGGCCTTCTTGACCGCGGTGGTCTTCTTCGCGGCCGTGGTCTTGCCGGCCGCCGCCGTCTTCTTGACCGCGGTCGCCTTCTTGGCGGCGGTCGCGGTGGTCTTCTTCGCCGCGGTGGTCTTGGCCGCCGTGGTCTTCGCCGCGGTGGTGGCCTTCTTGGCCGCGGTGCGCTTGGCCGGAGCGGCGGCAGCGGCGGTGGCGGCGCGCTTGGTGGCGGCGCGCTTGACGGCAGCGGTGGTGCCGCTCTTGCCCGGGGTCAGCGAGCCCTTGGGGGCCTTCTTGACCGAGGGGCCCTCCTTCGGCAGCTTCTTGCTGCCGCTGACCAGGTCCTTGAAGCCCTGGCCGGGACGGAACCGCGGCACGGCGGTCTTCTTGACCTTGACCTTCTCGCCGGTCTGCGGGTTACGGGCGAACCGCGCGGAGCGGTCGACCTTCTCGAAGGTGCCGAAGCCGGTGACCGACACCCGGTCACCGGCCACAACGGCACGCACCATGGTGTCGAGCACTGCGTCGACGGCCTCTGCGGCAGCCTTGCGACCGCCCAGCTGCTCGGCCACCGCTTCGACAAGCTGAGCCTTGTTCACGTCTTCCCCTTCGGAAACGGGCGCCGGATGATTCCATCCGTTCATTTCGCACGTTAGGTATGTATCTGCGGACTTTCAATTACCAAACGCGCGAATCACCCTAGTGTCGCAATGGATTTGCGCGTCCGGGACCTCACCCGAGAGGCAGGCGCCCCTCGTCGAGGTCTTGCACAAAGCGCGCCAACCGCCTTGCCGCCCCCGGAAGATCGCGCTTGGCGGTCTCCGTGACGATCAACAGTTGACGGGTGAGAGCGGTCTTTGCCTCCGTTGACACGTTCAGCGCATGAACGCGGTCATGAGCCTGCTTCAACCGCTCGGCCACCAGCGCGAAGAGCGCGGTGACTTCCGGGTCGCCCATCCCCTCCGAGGACGCTGGTTCGCAGTCCCCGTACGGAGGTTCATGGTGCCGGTGCATGCAACGATTGTGCCATCTGTACGGAGTTGCGCTGCCCGGGGGTTTATCCGGAGCTCAACTCGGGCCCGGAACAGACCGATGGCCCACCCCTCGGGAGGGGTGGGCCATCCGGCGGACCGTCAGGAATCGAGGGCTCAGAGGACCGGCAGCGTACGCGGCTTGAAGCTCGGCCTGGTGGCCTCGAACTCGGCGATGTCGCCCTCGTTCTGGAGCGTGATGCTGATGTCGTCCAGGCCGTTGAGCAGACGCCAGCGGACGTTGTCGTCCAACTCGAAGGAGGCGGTCACGCCCTCGGCGCGGACCTCCCTG
This genomic interval from Kitasatospora gansuensis contains the following:
- a CDS encoding GntR family transcriptional regulator, coding for MSPAERQYQRIAADLRRRIGLGEWQTGDVLPSRAKLAIEYAVDANVLQRAQQLLITEGLLEGRTGSGTYVRRPVPRRAMVRSRIGAPVSFRADLGAIDGTGSWESSTDTNSPAPQRVAARLGVEPGAPTVHTVYEFLIDSQPVLLANSWEPLALTQGSPVICPEYGPLAGQGVVRRMAEIGVRVERAVERTRPSRATATQANLLGVSAGDLVTLIERTHYDQDGRAVETAELVVPDSRWDISYELPIGRQES
- a CDS encoding HU family DNA-binding protein; its protein translation is MNKAQLVEAVAEQLGGRKAAAEAVDAVLDTMVRAVVAGDRVSVTGFGTFEKVDRSARFARNPQTGEKVKVKKTAVPRFRPGQGFKDLVSGSKKLPKEGPSVKKAPKGSLTPGKSGTTAAVKRAATKRAATAAAAAPAKRTAAKKATTAAKTTAAKTTAAKKTTATAAKKATAVKKTAAAGKTTAAKKTTAVKKATPAKTTAAAKKAAPAKKATATAKKTAPAKKTATRKTTARRSTAK